AAGTTGGGTACTGCTGTCAACCCTCTCAACTCGTGTTCGCGGGATAGGGGAAGTGCGACCGGATTGTGGGAGTGACTGGAGTTGGGGATTGCTTTCACTGGCATCTGAGAAGTGTTCATTGTCGCTTTCAGAAGCTGCTAGAAGAGGTTTCAGTTTCAAACACATTCACAAGTTTATCCAAGGGTCATTTACTATGGTCACCAGCTCCTGGATCTTGCATTTCCGTGGTCCTGCTGGGGGGCTCTAAATGCGAACTAGACAAATCGGACGGCCCCTCCGACATGATTGCAGCTTGAATTCAGGGTGTTAACATGAAAGAAGGGGCACACAGAAATGAATAGTTCAAAATGCAAGATGGGGCCGTGTGTATTGTGCAGTGACGACTTGTTTCCCTGTGATCGACGTGAGCCCAGAACACGTCTGCCTTAGGCACTAGCTATCAAAAAGTAGGCCGGTTTATTCAGGTATTATTTATGCCTTGTTTTCAAGGCGGCAAAATTTCAGCGCGTGCTTGCCAAACTCCTTCCAATTATTATTGTCTATTGTCTCGACTTTCTTGTCCTGCTTTCGTCATTTCACCCTTAGACTCACATCACTTGATCAAGTGCTCCATTTCTCATTGCTGGATCTTTTGATCCATTCTGCAGGTCCTGCTCCGTGTGTCGCTGGTGCTTTCTTTCAGTCCAGCTTTTTTCCACTCAACCCTCAAGCTCGATCACCCACACTATGGCGTTCTCTTTCGGCACCCCAGCCTCCACCGGCGCCTCTAGTGGAAGTATTTTCGGCACAGCGGGCAATACGTTTGGCGCCAACAAGGATAACAATGCGTCTAGTGGTGGCCTCTTCGGTAATGTTGGAGCTTCGTCCACCGGCAACAGCGCATCGCCGTCAATGTTTGGAGGAAATGCAGCAAGTGGCCAAAGCACACCAACCTTCGGCAATGTAGGCGCTTCCAATGCGACCAACGGCGGTACTTCGGCCTTCAGCTTCGGCGGCAAGGCTCCATCCGGAACTGGCACGCAGCCCAACACACTCTTTGGCGCCGCTGCCAGCAGCCAAACTCCTAACAAGTCTACGGAATCGACCACACCTGCCAGCAATGCGCTGTTCGGTGGCGCAGGTACGAAGAGCTTTTTCAACACCGCGGCCCCAACAGCTACCCCTGCTCCCACGGGAGGCGCTTTGTTTGGCAACAACTCCACTACCCCTGCTGGTCCCCCGCCTGCATCGAACCCACCCAGCAGCTCATTCGGTGCTGCGAAAACCGGAGTCTCGACTACCCCTACCACAGCGCCGTCATCTACAACACCTGCTACCTCACAGACGCAGCCATCTAGCAATATGTTTGGAGGAGGAGCAACCAAGCCGCTGTTTGGAGGTGGAGCAACTGCTGCTGTGCCCGGTGGCGGCTTATTCAGTGTAAACAAGCCGGCCGAATCAACTACTCCTAAGACTGCTGCAGGGACCATTTCCAAGCCACTATTCGGTGCAGCTGCACCCGCGGCTGGTGTGCAAAGCTCGCAGGCACCGTCTCTGTTCAGCAATACGGCTACTCCCAGTGGCGACTCCGGTTCGAAGTCTGCATTCCCGGCCCTCGGCGCTCCTGCCTCCACCGCAAATCAAACTCTCTCACTAGGAGCCCTCGCTACGTCGAGTGCTACCCCTCAAAAGTCTCTTTTCCCTTCCACCGGAAGTGCTACATCTACAGCTGCTACCTCTACTACTCCGGCTACGGCTCCCCTTGGAGGAGGCCCATTCGGGGCCTCAGCTCCCTCCACTACTCCAGGTACTGCGGCTACTGCCGCACCTGCTACCACTACACCTGCTGCACCTACGGGCGGCTTGTTCGGCCAAGCTGCTACTACCACTTCGACTCAACCAGCAACCTCCGCCAGTTCAACATCTATTTCTGGTCTTGGTAGTCAACCCACCGCTGCTTCGACTACAGCCGCTGCCGGTGCTGCTCCAGCTGGTCCCTCCTCCCTTGGACAGTCTACCACGGGGCCCGCTCCTCCAGCCCAGTCACGTCTGAAGAACAAAACCATGGATGAAATCATCACCCGATGGGCCACAGATCTCGGCAAATATCAAAAGGACTTCCGTGATCAGGCGGAGAAGGTTTCCGAGTGGGACCGTTTGCTCGTGGAGAATGGTACCAAAGTTCAGAAGCTGTACGGCAGCACTGTTGATGCGGATCGAGCTACCCAGGAGGTGGAGCGCCAATTGTCAGCGGTCGAAGGCCAACAGGACGAGCTCAGCTCATGGCTGGATCGATACGAGCGTGAAGTCGATGAAATGGTCACCAAGCAGGTGGGCCCTGGAGAGTCCCTTCAAGGACCTGACCAGGAGCGCGAGACAACGTAAGTGCAATCTGCACCATTAAATCTGATGTTTCTAGCTTTGCTGATATTGCCATTAGTTACAAACTGGCCGAGAAGCTCTCGGAACGCTTGGACGAAATGGGCAAGGATCTTACCAGCATGATTGAAGAGGTCAACGGTGCTTCATCTACATTAACCATGACCAACAAGGCAGATGAACCAGTACGTCACAAACCAGCACTGGCCCCCTTCTTATGGGGGTTTCTTCACTCACACATATCTCTAGATCTCGCAGATTGTCCGCATTCTCAACGCACACCTGTCCCAGCTGCAGATCATCGACCAAGGCACCTCGGACCTGCAGTCCAAGGTTGTCGCCGCCCAAAAAGCTGGCCAATCGATCTCTGCCCGTCTCGGATACGGCTATCCCAACAATGGTATGGGCAACAACAACACCGCTGATGATTTCTACCGCTCGTTCATGCAAGGACGGTAAAATGGGTGGCTTTTAATGATTTGAACTCGGAGTTATCGGCTACTTGGCACCTCCATGTGCTTTGGGGAAATGTTCTGTTGCAGTCAGGGAATGCTATTAGTCGGTCACAACAAAAGGCTTGCATGCGCTTTGTGATTAAAAAATCTGAACCTTTGTAGAATCCAATGCAATAGGGTTGACAAATTCTTCTCGGATGCTTATTGTATTATGTTCTTCGGGTCAAAATTGTTGATATTGATGCTCGGCCCGAGCCTCCAGAAGATCTATCACTTTTCTCTGTCGTTCTTCCAATTTCTGTTCTCCTTCCAATTTCGCTGCTCTTCTTGCTAGATGCACAGGTAGTTGATCCTTAGCTAGATGTACAGGTAATTGACCCTTGTGATTCTTGATCAGCCGATCAGCACCTGCCTCTAGCAGCAACCTGACAAATTCGACATCTTTAATTTGCGCTGCCAGGTGCAATGGTGTGTTGCCTTTTCCATCCCTTGGTTGAACATCAACGCCCTTTTGCAATAAATGCCTTGCGGACTCCAGTGAGCAGTGAATCGCTAGTTCATGCAGGGGCGTCACTCCCAGCCTAGTTTTAGGCTCTGGGTCGGCACCGTATTCTATAAATCTCTTGAAAAGCCGTGCATCGATTTTAGATGTCACACAATGCAACGGTGTGATGTTAGAGTTGTTTCCCTGTCCTGGATTGGCACCTCGTTCCAGCAAGAGTGCGGTCACAGAGGCCAGCCCCAGGTCCCTGCGTACACTGAGCTCCCAGAGCAATCCCCGCAGCAATGGTGTGCTCCCATTTGACGATCTTGCCTCTATATCTGCACCCTGATCCAGCAAGACCGCTGCTGTTTTCACCCGGCCAAACCAGCATGCTAGATGCAGTGGTGTCTCACCATTCTCGTCTTTCACCTCGAGATTGACTCCTTTCTCCACCAACAATTCGATGGCCTTGGAACCCGTGGAGGATGCCAAATGCAGGAGCGATCTTCCACGTCGACATCGCACATCCAGATCGGCACCACTTTCTATTAGACATCGGGCCACCTCCACGGAGTCAGACTCACATGCTACCTGCAACGGGGTCTGTTTCAAGTCATTCATAGATTCTAGGTTGGCACCTCTCTCAATAAGAACTCTCGCGACTGCCGCGCGGCTGTTGTGACATTTTTCAGCCGCAAGATGCAATAGGCTGCCTTTGTAGCCTGTCAAATTCACATCAACCCCGTTATCAAGTAAAATGCTAGCGACGGCTGCTCTGTTGCGAAGTACAGCTGATGTGATTGGGTCCTTGGTTCCCCGGCCACCTTTGGCGTGCGGGTTAGCTCCATGTGCTAACAGCAATGCAACCACATCTGCATGACCACATTGAGCAGAGTGTATCAATGGcgtttttcttgtttttctgtGCCTTGATTCGATTTCCGCTCCTTGTCGGAGTGATTCTTTGGCTGTTCTTAGTTGCCCTTGGATTGCTGCCCAATGGAGTGCGCTCCCTTGGTGCTGTTGGACGTTGTACGCATAGAGAAAGGGGTTCAGGAGGATATAGCAGCGGCGACTGGTTCTTGCAAATGCATTAATGTCCTTCTGTGAGTTCTGGGTCTCTGCTATGGCTAGCAGAAGTTCATTTGGTAGGATATGGAGAGTCATGGCTGGGTGTTTGTAGGAAGTTCAGTCGAGGTAGGATGGAAGGAGCCTCAGCGTAGCTAGCCCTGGAGACGGTCCCGCCTTGTTTATGTGGAGACAGCTGGCAACATACAACTTGGTAAATTCTGGGACAGTGTTGATACACTTAGTCGACCATGACCGTCCACTGCAATGCAATTTTCTTGGGTTAGTCGAGGTTTTCCTACCAACAATAAAAATCGTCCATAGAAAACAAGAGAACCTCTTACACTTGTACAAACCACCAAGATATGCAGGTAGGATGTTAATGCTACGAATAAACACCAGCTGATGGTGCCGAGCCATCTCAAAGGTATTTCCAAGCGAGCTACTACACTAAGCACTGTGCACACACGAGCGGAGAAAATTGTATGGCAGAGCGATGTCTTATTTAAGAACAGGTGCTGAAAACGGCACGATCTCAAGGCAGCAGACAAGCACGATAGCTCGTTGGAGCGGAGATGGTATTATACACAGCAATTGGAGGGGCTCTTCATATTAAACAGGAGATAAAATAGGTGCATGGAGGCTACTAGCGGCTCAAGCCATCACTAAAAAGAAGCTAGTCAGCCATGTAATTTACTTTCAATGGAAAGGGGAAATCGACAGAGGAGTATTTCCAGATTTGCACTTACATGTGGGTCTCCAGCTCATCCAAGTGCTTGCGTTGCTCGGCAATCTTCTTCTTGAGCTGAGCAAGCCTGTCAAAACCAATTAGCTCCCCGCTCTAACCGGATTGTTCTTAGCTCTGAAAAACTTACTTCTCAAGCTCCTTCTCACGGATGTACAGGCTTTCTTGGGCAGCCTCGCGCTTGGTAAAGGCGTCACTGGTAAAGGGACACATGTTAGCGATCGTATGATGTCATCGAACTGCGGTCAGGCAAACATGGAGCTGGTTGTGCGTTGTAATTGAACTTGAAGTTAGTTTCGCAGTCAACGTGCATTCCACTTACCCAGAAGAGGCACCACCGCTAGAGCGGGGAGCACCGGTGTCACCTTCGCCCATACGAGGGACAGCTACCGAGAAGGAGCGGGTGGAGACTGCCCGGTTGACAGTAGCGGCAGGACGGACGAATTGACGAAGCATGATGAAATTGATGCTAGAGGGTGGTAAAGTGAGATTTTATGAAATGAGTTTACGAAGTTGACAAAGTACAAAAGTACGAGGAGAATCAAAGCAAAATGACGTTTGGTGCCAAGAAACATCATGTGACAGTTTTCCCGAGGTCCcgggaaaagcaagcttatGTCAGAGTCCAGGTCATGTGAACAAAAATTTCTGATAAGTCGCGACCTTCTTATTCGACTTTCCACTTGGGTCTATGCATACGGTACTTCAACTACTTGGCTCACTGGTCACCTCATTAATTTACAGGTGACTCTTTCTTTTGCCATTTTATCGAGACAGAAAGTTTGAAAGTGGAGCCTTAATGCTGTATACTATTTCGTTCTAAACAGTTTTGAACCCATTCTATCTGCCTTGGTTTTGTGATCTCGAATGAGGCGCAAGGAACCCCCGGGCGATTGGCGGATATGAAAAATGGGGGATGACGCTGTAGGAGGCCCACCGAACCACACAGAAGCGATGAGAGAAGATTAATGTATAGTACATGGGCCAAAAGTAATATTTTGCTGGACACTTTCAGTGTGTAAAATAAAATTGTTGAGAGAATAAAAAAGAAGCAGTTCAAGAGACTTCAAGTaccctcttttttttttatatttCACCAAAAAACACAAAGCCCGAAGAAGTGGGTTGTTCAGTCCCAACACCGCCTTCTGCCCCCCTCCTTTCCTCCTacctcctctctctctcaacttCCTACTCTTTCACTTCCATTTTCCATCCATCTCGCTATTCCTTAATCACCTTCTTTACCCTCTTTCACAAACCAGGTCAGTGTCTTCCTGTTGTTTTCCCAGTTGAATTTGCCCTCTCCTCGCCCTGTTTCTATGCCCATCCCCCGTCATTACCGCAAAACCCACACATAATCAACAATCATGGTGGAAAGAGACCATTTGAAAACTacaatccccccccccccccccccaaattcAAACCTGGAATCGCGCCTCAATTTTCGGTGGAAACCACATGCTCTCGTCTCCTTGTTTACTCATTGAACCGTTGCCGCGACCGCTTTTCTGCGATACCCCCCAACGACACACAGGAAGACCAAGGGTCCTGTAACCGCCACGATCGTCACGGTCGGCCAAATCTCTGGGGTCTTTAGTTTTTGGTCCCAATGTCTTGTTTCAGAGATGTTTGGTGTGCTACTCATGGAAACTCAACTGGGCCCTTCCCCGTATTTTTGAAGGGGGGTCGAGGGTCGAAATCTACCCCTCGCCATCGCCTACTTGCACTGTCATGATGGCGTGATTTCCAGCCCTCATCTCAAACATCATCAATTCGAGAATGAAAATTTTATGTgtgagagagaaaaaaaaaacggctAACATGGTTCCGACTGCAGAAAACACACATTCACCATGGGTCACGAAGACGCTGTTTACCTCGCCAAGCTCGCTGAGCAGGCCGAGCGCTATGAAGGTTGGTTTCTCTTAAATCTAGATTGTTTAGTTACACAGATCTCTGACAATACAACGCAGAGATGGTTGAGAACATGAAGGTCGTCGCCTCGGCCGACGTTGAGCTCACCGTTGAGGAGCGCAATCTCCTTTCTGTCGCCTATAAGAACGTCATTGGTGCCCGCCGTGCCTCGTGGAGAATCGTCACCTCCATTGAGCAGAAGGAGGAGTCCAAGGGCAACGAGTCCCAGGTCACTCTGATCAAGGAGTACCGCCAAAAGATCGAGGCCGAGCTTGCCAAGATCTGTGACGATATCCTCGAGGTCCTGGATGAGCACCTCATCAAGTCCGCCCAGAGCGGCGAGTCCAAGGTCTTCTACCACAAGATGAAGGGTGACTACCACCGCTACCTTGCCGAGTTCGCCATTGGCGACCGCCGCAAGGGTGCTGCTGACTACTCTCTGGAGGCCTACAAGGCTGCCACCGAGATCGCTTCCACTGACCTTGCCCCTACTCACCCCATTCGTCTCGGACTTGCCCTCAACTTCTCAGTCTTCTACTACGAAATCCTGAACTCTCCCGACCAGGCTTGCCACCTCGCCAAGCTTGCCTTTGATGATGCCATTGCTGGTATGTTAAGATGCAGAGTTTACCACGTGCATTGGCCAGAGCTAATTATTGTCTGCAGAGCTCGACACCCTGAGCGAGGAGAGTTACAAGGACTCGACTCTTATCATGCAGCTCCTCCGTGACAACCTGGTAAGTCTTGAACCCAGCTGGTGATTCAAGTTGTCTATACGCTAACCCACAACTCCCACCAGACCCTCTGGACCTCGTCCGAGGCTGAGCCTACTTCCGAGAGCGCTGCCCCTgctgagaagaaggaggaggccCCGGCCGCTGAGGCCGAGAAGCCCGCCGCCGAGTAAATGATTAACACCTAAAAAGACCTTGTTGATGGACACGCGTCCTTAGGATGGATGGAACAACCGAGAGAAAGAGAACGCGCGACGGGTCTTCTAGTGCAAGGACATAGATTGGACCCGAAGGAGGAAGGACGATGAGATGCATTGGCTCAGTTGTCGGTTTACAGTATCGCAGAGACTCGCAAGGGTTGGTGTGAGAAATATTGCGACGCTTGGGTCTCGATGCTATTTTCGCCTGGAATCTTCTCTGCTTGCCTACTTGTCTTTTGATGTGGCCCGGCGTTGGTTCTCTGCCCTGAGGGATATCCATACTGTCTCctcttttcgtttttttcaTTCTCCTTGTTATTTTGCCTACTTTGCCTCTTAACTACCCAAAGAGTCCCCTTGCGCGCACTCTCCCAGCCCAACACACATACACACAGAATTTCTTCGAATTAGTTCCTTATCAGGACTTCAACAATGGTATCCCTGCCGATCCCTAACTTGGCTTTTGACCTTTTCTATTGATCACTCCCCGTATATATGCCAGCTGGCGTTTTGGTTCTCACTAGATGTGGTTTCATAGATGATCTCTTGTGGACTGTTCCCGTATTCTTTTGCGAATTGTAGCTGAAGTATGGATGGACTATGTCACATGGTATGAGTCTAGCTCCACCCACCATCCTCCTGGATGCTGCAGAGTAGACAGCAAGCTGTCTTATCCAAGTAACCCAAGccgtgtacaacatagatgaAAGCAGCTATCATCATAAGCTCATCCTGACTCCCACTCTCAACATCTTCACTCCCTGTCATTGGCAGCACGGCCACTGGGCAGTGCATCAAGGACAGCGAACGGTGGACTTGCGTTCATTTAATCATTAACTGTAAGCAACCAACGatcttttaaaaaacaatTTACTGGCTTAGGCGAAGCTTCACAGTAGTCCGAAATAGAGAAACTAGGCGAGAGTATCCCCCATACACATTCAATACCTACAGCTCTTCATGGGATGAAAACATCGTTTTAGAATCAACAAGATAATTAACTCAAAAGACATCCTTCATTTAAATCTAGCACTGTTTTGGAGAGAACCAGTGCTACATATACCACTCGAGTGTGTGGGCATAAGCGTCTGTCCGCGTACAGACGAAGCTGCAATGATATCAGTGGCTGTGTTAGTTGGGCACTATCGAGCTTATGTGCGCCTGCCGGTGTCACAGCGCGGTTGATcgtcggttttttttggttcccTGGGTCCGTATATGCATGCCATACACTCGGTTCAGTTTGTCCATTCTCGTGACCCGGTGAATTAGATGGTGTTTCATCGAGGACCCCTCGTGATCGCGTTAGGGAAATCTGACTCCTGGTAGCTCAGAGCCCACATTTGAATTTTGTGCGTTTTATACAGATCTACAAAAGACAGTCTCAATTGAAATGGTTTCAATTGCTATGGTCGAAACCACAATGCTACCAGCCACGCAGGCTCGATAGAAAGGGATATGAGGACAATAAAGAGAAAATGAAATAACTTGAGACATGCGCGCTCCTGGGTATTTCAAGTGCAAGAATCAAGATGCAGAAATAGAGCCACAATGATAACGGTGATAAAAAAAGCGGCATCTTTGTCTCCCCGCGGAAAGATATGAGTCAGTCCAGTGGAGACAGCAGAATAaaatagagaaaaaaaaatggtcGAAATGCAGATGTACAGAAATCCCCCGAATGTCGAGAAGGCATGCGAGGAAAGAGAGGAAGATAAGGACGGCTTCAAAAAACCCCTAAGATGCTTTCCACTTCCCACGCCGTTCTGTTGTAGCGATGACCGCGACCATGCAATGCCCATGACGAAGAAACATTTCAATGCTCCAGCAAGAGCCATTCAATCAAATCGAGTCTAGTCCCAGTCCCCGAAACGCCCAAGGTGCTATGCATCGAAAGATaacaaaaaggaagaaaaagtaCAAGTGAAACGTGTTCACAGAGCCGCCAtggaaaccaaaaaaaaaacgccaacTGAAAGAGCGAGGAATGATAGAGAATAAGAAGAGGGCCAACAATATCGACAGGGCTGAAGAGAGGCAAAGTGGAACACTGGCGTTAGATGATAGAGCTGTGGATAGGTTGCACGCCGACTTGGAGGATGATGTAATGAGGACCGGAAAATCAAATGCCAAGAAAGTCAGGTGGCCACTTTACAAGCAGACATGCGATGATGTCACGAATCCCTTGAAGGTTCCCCCTTGAGTAAATAATTCGGATTCAGCCTCAACCCCCCCAGTTCAGCAGCCGATCCCGGTTGAACAGGGGGGCTGTGGAGATGATGACTTTAGTGGCGTTGAATCTGAAATGTGGTGTGTTCCAGAATAGCCACTCGAACCAGTCGGGTGGCAGAGATGTTGTGTGAGAAAATGGCAACCGTAAGATTACCTTCGGGTAAATGCTGGCCCCATTTGCGGAAAGAGAGATTGCAACCAGAAATTCCCCAACCCTGCTGTTTTATGAATCCGTGACATGCTGACATTGGGCATGCAATCATTGAGCGGCCACTTGGATGTGCGGTGAGAAGGAAAATCCGGTGACCAGAGATTTTGTCGTAATGAAGTGAAAGTAAATCGAATCGCGGGAAAACCGGCGACCGTATGTGCATAGGACCCCCTGCCGCAAAACAACAGGCGATCCCTCCCGATCGATGTTCACGGCGTGAGATATCCGGCCACCTTGCGACATCTGTTCAGAGGCAACAGTCGGGTTTGGGTTTATTTTTGTGCTTTGCGTGCTTTCGAACTGCGGGTCATCTCGCTCTTGGTCATATTGCGAGTGAGGCCACCAATGTAGTCTTGCAAAATTTTATTCTCATTTTCCAACTTATCGTGGTCCGATTTG
The nucleotide sequence above comes from Penicillium digitatum chromosome 1, complete sequence. Encoded proteins:
- a CDS encoding 14-3-3 family protein ArtA, putative, with the protein product MYSTWAKSNILLDTFTRRSGLFSPNTAFCPPPFLLPPLSLNFLLFHFHFPSISLFLNHLLYPLSQTRKHTFTMGHEDAVYLAKLAEQAERYEEMVENMKVVASADVELTVEERNLLSVAYKNVIGARRASWRIVTSIEQKEESKGNESQVTLIKEYRQKIEAELAKICDDILEVLDEHLIKSAQSGESKVFYHKMKGDYHRYLAEFAIGDRRKGAADYSLEAYKAATEIASTDLAPTHPIRLGLALNFSVFYYEILNSPDQACHLAKLAFDDAIAELDTLSEESYKDSTLIMQLLRDNLTLWTSSEAEPTSESAAPAEKKEEAPAAEAEKPAAE
- a CDS encoding Mitochondrial ATPase inhibitor, putative, whose amino-acid sequence is MLRQFVRPAATVNRAVSTRSFSVAVPRMGEGDTGAPRSSGGASSGDAFTKREAAQESLYIREKELEKLAQLKKKIAEQRKHLDELETHIDGLSR
- a CDS encoding Nucleoporin Nsp1, putative, which gives rise to MAFSFGTPASTGASSGSIFGTAGNTFGANKDNNASSGGLFGNVGASSTGNSASPSMFGGNAASGQSTPTFGNVGASNATNGGTSAFSFGGKAPSGTGTQPNTLFGAAASSQTPNKSTESTTPASNALFGGAGTKSFFNTAAPTATPAPTGGALFGNNSTTPAGPPPASNPPSSSFGAAKTGVSTTPTTAPSSTTPATSQTQPSSNMFGGGATKPLFGGGATAAVPGGGLFSVNKPAESTTPKTAAGTISKPLFGAAAPAAGVQSSQAPSLFSNTATPSGDSGSKSAFPALGAPASTANQTLSLGALATSSATPQKSLFPSTGSATSTAATSTTPATAPLGGGPFGASAPSTTPGTAATAAPATTTPAAPTGGLFGQAATTTSTQPATSASSTSISGLGSQPTAASTTAAAGAAPAGPSSLGQSTTGPAPPAQSRLKNKTMDEIITRWATDLGKYQKDFRDQAEKVSEWDRLLVENGTKVQKLYGSTVDADRATQEVERQLSAVEGQQDELSSWLDRYEREVDEMVTKQVGPGESLQGPDQERETTYKLAEKLSERLDEMGKDLTSMIEEVNGASSTLTMTNKADEPISQIVRILNAHLSQLQIIDQGTSDLQSKVVAAQKAGQSISARLGYGYPNNGMGNNNTADDFYRSFMQGR